A genomic window from Arthrobacter sp. FW305-BF8 includes:
- a CDS encoding AMP-dependent synthetase/ligase, producing the protein MREFSVPPLANVPLDSNITDLVLRQAAKASNPALFSRLDSAGQWQDIRAKEFMADVSALAKGLIASGVGAGDRVGIMSRTRYEWALIDFAIWFAGGVSVPIYETSSPSQVAWNLGDSGAVAAFGESDHHENIIRQAAATEGLTALTHVWQLEGAGLDPLRAAGAAVSDDELEARRRSAGLRDLATIIYTSGTTGRPKGCELTHGNFVELSENALATSLRGIVNEQSRTIMFLPLAHVFARFISVLAVAAGVTVAHTPDIKHLLPDLQSYKPTFILAVPRVFEKVYNSALTKAEDGGKGAIFHKAADTAIAYSRARQSGSIGLALKIRHAIFDKLVYGKLRAAMGGEVAHAVSGGGPLGERLGHFFQGIGLQILEGYGLTETTAPVSVNTPERIKIGTVGVPIPGNSVRIADDGEILVKGSCVMRGYYQRSDLTDESFADGWFRTGDIGQLDEDGYLLITGRKKEIIVTAGGKNVVPALLEDQIRADALVSQVLVVGDNRPFIGALVTLDEEALPGWLQRHGLPADTNLGDAAGHAEVKAAVQELINQANQSVSQAEAIKSFRIVPSDFTEASGHLTPSMKVKRAQVMKDFESVIEDMYKSPKPTRA; encoded by the coding sequence GTGCGCGAATTCAGCGTTCCGCCCTTGGCGAACGTCCCCCTGGACAGCAATATCACGGACCTTGTTCTGCGCCAGGCAGCCAAGGCATCCAACCCTGCCCTGTTTTCGCGCCTCGACTCTGCCGGCCAGTGGCAGGACATCCGGGCCAAGGAATTTATGGCCGACGTGTCCGCCCTCGCCAAGGGGCTCATCGCCAGCGGCGTCGGTGCGGGCGACCGCGTGGGCATCATGTCGCGTACCCGCTACGAGTGGGCACTCATCGACTTCGCCATCTGGTTCGCAGGTGGCGTTTCCGTTCCCATCTACGAAACGTCATCGCCTTCCCAGGTCGCCTGGAACCTGGGCGACTCCGGGGCCGTCGCTGCCTTCGGCGAATCGGACCACCACGAGAACATCATCCGGCAGGCCGCTGCCACCGAAGGCCTCACGGCACTGACCCACGTGTGGCAGCTGGAGGGCGCCGGCCTCGACCCCCTGCGTGCAGCCGGCGCCGCCGTCAGCGACGACGAGCTCGAGGCCAGGCGGCGCTCCGCCGGGCTCCGCGACCTCGCCACCATCATCTACACCTCGGGCACCACCGGCAGGCCCAAAGGCTGCGAACTGACCCACGGAAACTTTGTGGAGCTGTCCGAGAACGCCTTGGCCACCTCACTGAGGGGCATAGTCAATGAGCAGTCCCGCACCATCATGTTCCTGCCGCTGGCACATGTCTTCGCACGCTTTATCTCGGTCCTGGCGGTGGCCGCCGGCGTCACCGTGGCGCACACCCCCGACATCAAGCACCTGCTGCCCGACCTGCAAAGCTACAAGCCGACGTTCATCCTTGCCGTGCCGCGCGTGTTCGAAAAGGTGTACAACTCGGCCCTCACCAAGGCCGAAGACGGCGGCAAGGGCGCAATCTTCCACAAGGCCGCCGACACGGCGATCGCCTACTCCCGTGCACGGCAGTCCGGCAGCATCGGCCTGGCCCTGAAGATCAGGCATGCAATCTTCGACAAACTCGTCTACGGCAAACTCCGCGCAGCCATGGGCGGGGAGGTGGCCCATGCGGTGTCCGGCGGCGGCCCGCTGGGCGAGCGGCTGGGCCACTTCTTCCAAGGCATCGGCCTGCAGATCCTGGAGGGCTACGGCCTCACCGAGACCACGGCCCCCGTCAGCGTCAACACGCCGGAGCGGATCAAGATCGGGACGGTCGGGGTCCCGATTCCCGGCAACAGCGTTCGGATTGCCGACGACGGCGAGATCCTCGTCAAGGGCTCCTGCGTCATGCGGGGGTACTACCAGCGGTCCGACCTCACAGACGAGTCGTTCGCCGATGGCTGGTTCCGCACCGGTGACATCGGCCAGCTCGACGAGGACGGCTACCTGCTGATTACCGGCCGCAAGAAGGAAATCATTGTCACCGCGGGCGGGAAGAACGTGGTTCCCGCGCTGCTCGAGGACCAGATCCGGGCTGATGCGCTGGTGTCACAGGTCCTCGTGGTGGGTGACAACCGCCCGTTCATCGGCGCGCTCGTGACGCTCGATGAGGAGGCCCTGCCGGGCTGGCTGCAGCGCCACGGCTTGCCGGCGGACACGAACCTGGGCGACGCCGCCGGGCATGCCGAGGTCAAGGCCGCCGTGCAGGAGCTCATCAACCAGGCCAACCAGTCGGTGTCGCAGGCGGAGGCCATCAAGTCATTCCGGATCGTGCCGAGTGACTTCACCGAAGCCTCCGGCCACCTGACCCCGTCCATGAAGGTCAAGCGCGCGCAGGTCATGAAGGACTTCGAAAGCGTGATCGAGGACATGTACAAGTCGCCGAAGCCAACCCGCGCCTGA
- a CDS encoding ROK family glucokinase yields the protein MQPSPPNEQPAPPLDSIRSGEPRGWASRRAETRQLVSRRLASGYGGQLAGHRLFRQQLRLGRRGLAIGIDIGGTKVAAGVVDAEGRILREARRSTPGSDPRAVERVIVELVEELSAGARIRSVGIGAAGWMDLDGGTVLFSPHLAWRNEPLRANLQHLLRRPVMLVNDADAAAWAEWRFGAGQGQDRLVCITLGTGIGGAMVMDGRVERGRFGVAGEFGHQIIMPGGHRCECGNRGCWEQYASGNALGREARELAMANSPVAQELLKAVDGSAERITGTTVTELAIAGDAASRELLEDVGNWLGLGLANLAAALDPGKFVIGGGLCAAGELLVAPARKAFARNLTGRGFRPAAEIDLAALGPNAGLIGAADLSRASSRTHR from the coding sequence ATGCAGCCCTCCCCGCCCAACGAGCAGCCAGCCCCGCCCCTTGACTCCATCCGGAGCGGCGAGCCACGGGGCTGGGCGTCCCGGCGCGCGGAGACGCGGCAGTTAGTGTCGCGGCGCCTGGCTTCGGGGTACGGGGGTCAGTTGGCTGGCCACCGTCTCTTCCGGCAGCAACTGCGGCTGGGCCGCCGGGGACTTGCCATCGGCATCGACATCGGCGGCACCAAGGTTGCCGCGGGCGTAGTGGACGCCGAGGGCCGCATCCTGCGCGAGGCGCGCCGGTCCACGCCGGGAAGCGACCCGCGTGCGGTGGAGCGCGTCATCGTGGAACTGGTCGAGGAGCTGAGCGCAGGTGCCCGGATCCGGTCGGTGGGCATTGGCGCCGCCGGCTGGATGGATCTCGACGGCGGCACGGTGCTGTTCAGCCCGCACCTCGCCTGGCGGAACGAACCGCTGCGGGCGAACCTGCAGCACCTGTTGCGGCGCCCCGTGATGCTGGTTAACGACGCCGACGCTGCGGCTTGGGCCGAGTGGCGCTTCGGTGCCGGGCAGGGGCAGGACCGGCTGGTCTGCATCACCCTTGGCACTGGCATTGGCGGGGCCATGGTGATGGACGGGCGCGTCGAGCGCGGCAGGTTTGGTGTGGCGGGAGAGTTCGGCCACCAGATCATCATGCCCGGCGGCCACCGGTGCGAGTGCGGCAACCGCGGCTGCTGGGAGCAGTACGCCTCAGGGAATGCCCTCGGCCGGGAGGCCCGGGAACTGGCGATGGCGAACTCGCCGGTGGCGCAGGAACTTCTGAAGGCCGTCGACGGAAGCGCCGAGCGCATCACCGGAACCACGGTGACCGAACTGGCCATCGCCGGCGACGCCGCCTCCCGGGAGCTCCTGGAGGACGTCGGGAACTGGCTCGGTCTGGGGCTGGCGAACCTTGCTGCCGCCCTCGATCCCGGGAAGTTCGTGATTGGCGGCGGTCTGTGCGCGGCCGGCGAGCTGCTGGTAGCTCCGGCGCGCAAGGCCTTCGCCCGGAACCTCACCGGCCGCGGATTCCGTCCTGCCGCAGAAATTGACCTGGCCGCCCTTGGGCCGAATGCCGGCCTGATCGGGGCTGCCGACCTGTCCCGGGCCAGCAGCCGCACGCACCGCTGA
- a CDS encoding GlsB/YeaQ/YmgE family stress response membrane protein, giving the protein MNRPDSNSSDPSANQDDAVWLDLVARLQGDSPAPDADAVPGDVPSDGQSPAAKSPRHHGGPRHSTATNDDAADDAGPAPAEYPDAGSGPEGAARRFTDFDPLGLAPRAPRELSAAERQQAADREKATGQEKADRSGQPGVPPGTGDPRDYSVEDDDGEFVPEEPPKLSATDPLTMLAWLGAVGAPVALVLSSMFWRSAPLLAILGMVAAFIGAVVYLIMKLPQEKDENDDGARV; this is encoded by the coding sequence ATGAATAGGCCCGATTCGAATTCATCCGATCCGAGTGCCAACCAGGATGACGCCGTCTGGCTCGACCTGGTGGCCAGGCTTCAGGGCGACAGCCCGGCTCCCGATGCGGACGCTGTACCAGGCGACGTGCCGAGCGACGGGCAATCCCCCGCTGCCAAGTCCCCGCGCCATCACGGCGGTCCCCGTCACAGCACGGCCACCAACGACGACGCAGCCGACGACGCCGGGCCTGCACCGGCAGAATATCCGGACGCCGGTTCCGGTCCGGAAGGCGCGGCAAGACGCTTCACCGACTTCGATCCCCTAGGTCTGGCGCCACGGGCGCCCCGGGAACTGTCAGCCGCCGAGCGGCAGCAGGCCGCCGACCGTGAGAAAGCAACCGGGCAGGAGAAAGCGGACCGGTCCGGACAGCCTGGCGTTCCCCCCGGCACCGGGGACCCGCGCGACTACAGCGTCGAGGACGACGACGGTGAGTTTGTGCCGGAGGAGCCGCCCAAACTTTCAGCGACGGACCCGCTGACGATGCTCGCGTGGCTGGGCGCCGTCGGCGCTCCGGTTGCCCTGGTCCTGTCGTCGATGTTCTGGCGCTCCGCGCCGCTGCTGGCAATCCTCGGCATGGTGGCCGCCTTCATCGGGGCTGTGGTGTATCTGATCATGAAGCTGCCGCAGGAGAAGGACGAGAACGACGACGGCGCCCGGGTCTGA
- a CDS encoding alpha/beta hydrolase: MTTVPDHSPFTSAFSGEGPSIGIALSHGFTGSPHSLRSWAQSFADAGFAVRMPLLPGHGTTWQELSRNRWQQWHNAMDAAYLELESECDLVFAAGLSMGGALALRLAATRPVAGAIVVNPGLVIDDRRAPLAGVLKLVLKSTPAIANDIRKQGVDEGAYSRTPVAAAHELNKMFKDTVRLLPRITAPVRVFRSTVDHVVSDTSITALRRGLIHAPLQLTRLDNSYHVATLDHDADQIFSGSVDFIRSVVADGHRGSADSATASQKGATDE; this comes from the coding sequence ATGACCACAGTTCCCGATCACAGCCCGTTCACCAGCGCCTTCTCCGGCGAGGGGCCGTCCATCGGCATCGCCCTGTCCCACGGGTTCACCGGCAGCCCACACAGCCTGCGTTCGTGGGCCCAGTCGTTCGCAGACGCCGGCTTTGCCGTCAGGATGCCGCTGCTGCCGGGCCACGGCACCACCTGGCAGGAGCTGTCCCGTAACCGCTGGCAGCAGTGGCATAACGCGATGGACGCCGCGTACCTCGAGCTCGAGTCCGAGTGCGACCTTGTCTTCGCAGCAGGCCTGTCCATGGGCGGCGCCCTGGCACTGCGCCTCGCGGCGACCAGGCCCGTCGCCGGAGCCATCGTGGTCAACCCCGGCCTTGTCATTGATGACCGCCGTGCCCCGCTGGCCGGGGTCCTCAAGCTGGTCCTCAAGAGCACGCCGGCAATAGCCAACGACATCCGCAAGCAGGGCGTCGACGAGGGCGCATATTCCCGTACCCCGGTGGCAGCCGCCCACGAACTGAATAAGATGTTCAAGGACACGGTCCGGCTGCTGCCGCGCATTACAGCGCCGGTCCGTGTGTTCCGCTCCACGGTGGACCACGTTGTTTCCGATACCAGCATCACGGCCCTGCGGCGCGGGCTCATCCACGCCCCGCTGCAGCTCACGCGGCTCGACAACAGTTACCATGTGGCCACGCTGGACCACGATGCCGACCAGATCTTCAGCGGCTCGGTGGACTTCATCCGCTCCGTGGTGGCGGACGGCCACCGGGGATCCGCCGACTCCGCGACAGCCAGCCAGAAGGGCGCGACCGATGAATAG
- a CDS encoding alpha/beta hydrolase: MTESSDRTRPAAFSYAGHGANARIGIAISHGFTGSPLSILPWAEFLAAQGYAVTVPLLPGHGTSWQELARTGWREWHGAFEQSYLELAARTDECYVAGLSMGGAIALLTASRHNVAGVAVVNPGLSFYDRRVRIIGLLKYIQRTTVPIAEENPTAPHTDDGDYSVTPLAAVHQLKRLFAAAVRGLPRITAPVLVFKSVNDVVVPPTSLSLIRRRLGSAALDVVLLRNSGHVATLDTDTQEIFESSAQFFQLHSRSHIPSEKT; the protein is encoded by the coding sequence ATGACAGAAAGCAGCGACCGCACAAGGCCCGCCGCTTTCAGCTATGCGGGACACGGAGCCAATGCGCGGATCGGAATCGCCATTTCCCACGGCTTCACCGGCAGTCCCCTCAGCATCCTGCCGTGGGCCGAGTTCCTGGCCGCGCAGGGCTATGCCGTCACAGTTCCGTTGCTCCCCGGGCATGGCACGAGCTGGCAGGAACTGGCCAGGACAGGATGGCGGGAGTGGCACGGTGCCTTCGAACAGTCGTATCTCGAGCTGGCGGCCAGGACCGACGAATGCTACGTGGCAGGCCTCTCCATGGGCGGCGCCATCGCCCTGCTCACCGCCTCCCGCCACAATGTGGCGGGCGTCGCCGTCGTCAATCCGGGCCTGAGCTTTTACGACCGGCGGGTCCGGATCATTGGCCTGCTGAAGTACATCCAAAGAACCACCGTGCCCATCGCGGAGGAAAACCCGACGGCGCCCCACACCGACGACGGCGACTACTCCGTTACGCCGCTGGCGGCGGTACACCAGCTGAAGAGGCTGTTCGCTGCCGCTGTCCGCGGCCTGCCGCGGATCACTGCCCCGGTGCTGGTCTTCAAGTCGGTCAACGACGTTGTGGTGCCACCGACGTCCCTCAGCCTGATCCGGAGGCGACTCGGCTCGGCGGCCCTCGATGTGGTGCTGCTCAGGAACAGCGGCCACGTGGCTACGCTGGACACGGACACCCAGGAGATTTTCGAGTCCTCGGCGCAGTTTTTCCAGCTGCATTCCCGAAGCCACATACCGTCGGAGAAGACATGA
- a CDS encoding lysophospholipid acyltransferase family protein, with amino-acid sequence MFYWVMKRIFLGPVVRTLFRPWVKGLDNIPSEGAAIIASNHLSFSDSIFMPLMVPRPVIFLAKSEYFTGKGLKGRLTALFFRLTNQLPMDRSGGAASAASLDAGMDVLTHGGLLGIYPEGTRSPDSRLYRGKVGVARLALQAGVPVIPVAMIGTDKVQPIGKRLPNIRRIGMIFGKPLDFSRYEGMADDRLIQRSVTDEVMYELMRLSGQEYVDEYASVVKLRLAGKAGPEPGEAGSSRSA; translated from the coding sequence GTGTTCTATTGGGTCATGAAGCGGATCTTCCTGGGACCGGTGGTCCGCACTCTATTCCGGCCGTGGGTCAAAGGGCTGGACAACATCCCGTCCGAGGGGGCGGCCATAATCGCCTCCAACCACCTTTCATTCTCGGACTCTATCTTTATGCCGCTGATGGTGCCGCGGCCCGTCATTTTCCTGGCCAAATCCGAGTACTTCACGGGCAAGGGGCTCAAAGGCCGGTTGACCGCGCTGTTCTTCCGGCTGACCAACCAGCTCCCCATGGACCGATCCGGGGGTGCGGCTTCGGCGGCCTCGCTCGATGCGGGCATGGATGTGCTTACCCACGGCGGACTGCTGGGCATCTACCCGGAGGGGACACGCAGCCCCGACTCGCGGCTGTACCGCGGGAAGGTGGGGGTGGCCCGGCTGGCCCTCCAGGCCGGTGTCCCCGTCATCCCGGTGGCGATGATCGGAACGGACAAGGTGCAGCCCATCGGCAAGCGGCTGCCGAACATCCGGCGGATCGGCATGATCTTCGGCAAGCCCCTGGATTTCAGCAGGTACGAGGGCATGGCCGATGACCGGCTGATCCAGCGGTCTGTTACGGATGAGGTCATGTACGAGCTCATGCGGCTCTCCGGGCAGGAATACGTGGACGAGTACGCCTCGGTGGTCAAGCTCAGGCTGGCGGGGAAGGCCGGGCCGGAGCCGGGGGAGGCCGGTTCCTCCCGGTCCGCGTAG
- a CDS encoding class II 3-deoxy-7-phosphoheptulonate synthase — MTELSAKPASSLTSTSQSGAANYPGLDNWRDLPISQQPSWQDSEVFNASVKELSALPPLVFAGEVDILRERLAAAAQGKAFLLQGGDCAETFEGATADKISARVKTILQMAVVLTYGAAMPVIKMGRMAGQFAKPRSSNDETRDGVTLPAYRGDIVNGYDFTPESRGHDASRMLRAYHTSASTLNLIRAFTQGGFADLRLVHTWNKGFTENPAHARYESLARDIDRAIQFMASCGADFEALKRVEFFASHEALLLDYERALTRIDSRTGLPYGTSGHFLWIGERTRELDHAHVDYLSRVRNPIGVKLGPSTSGDDALRLIDKLDPEREPGRLTFITRMGAGNIREKLPSLVEKVTASGAQVLWVTDPMHGNTVTSPNGYKTRNFDDVIDEVRGFFEVHHALGTVPGGLHVEMTGDDVAECLGGADPIDQEAFLDRYESVCDPRLNHMQSLEMAFLVAGALTRR; from the coding sequence GTGACTGAGCTATCTGCAAAACCTGCCTCTTCCCTGACCAGCACTTCACAGAGCGGTGCGGCCAACTATCCCGGACTCGACAACTGGCGGGACCTTCCCATCTCTCAGCAGCCGAGCTGGCAGGACTCCGAGGTCTTCAACGCCTCCGTCAAGGAACTGTCGGCGCTCCCGCCGCTCGTTTTCGCTGGCGAGGTGGACATCCTGCGTGAGCGTCTCGCCGCGGCAGCCCAGGGCAAGGCCTTCCTGCTCCAAGGCGGTGACTGCGCGGAAACCTTTGAGGGTGCCACGGCGGACAAGATCAGCGCACGGGTGAAGACGATCCTGCAGATGGCAGTGGTCCTGACCTATGGCGCGGCGATGCCCGTCATCAAGATGGGGCGCATGGCCGGCCAGTTCGCCAAGCCACGCTCCTCCAACGACGAGACCCGTGACGGCGTGACGCTGCCGGCGTACCGGGGCGACATCGTGAACGGCTACGATTTCACCCCCGAGTCGCGTGGCCACGACGCCAGCCGCATGCTCCGCGCCTACCACACCTCCGCATCCACGCTGAACCTCATCCGGGCATTCACCCAGGGCGGATTCGCGGACCTCCGTCTGGTGCACACCTGGAACAAGGGCTTTACCGAGAACCCTGCCCACGCCCGCTACGAGTCCCTCGCGCGCGACATTGACCGCGCCATCCAGTTCATGGCATCCTGCGGCGCCGACTTTGAAGCCCTGAAGCGGGTTGAGTTCTTTGCCAGCCACGAGGCCCTCCTGCTCGACTACGAGCGTGCGCTGACCCGCATCGACTCCCGCACCGGCCTGCCCTACGGCACCTCCGGCCACTTCCTGTGGATCGGCGAGCGTACCCGCGAGCTGGACCACGCCCACGTGGACTACCTGTCCCGGGTCCGCAACCCGATCGGCGTCAAGCTGGGTCCGTCCACGTCCGGCGACGACGCCCTGCGCCTTATCGACAAGCTGGATCCCGAGCGCGAACCCGGCAGGCTCACCTTCATCACCCGCATGGGTGCCGGCAATATCCGCGAGAAGCTCCCGTCCCTCGTGGAAAAGGTCACCGCCTCCGGCGCCCAGGTCCTGTGGGTCACGGATCCGATGCACGGCAACACCGTCACCTCACCCAACGGCTACAAGACCCGGAATTTCGACGACGTGATCGACGAGGTGCGCGGGTTCTTCGAAGTGCACCATGCCCTGGGGACGGTTCCCGGCGGCCTGCACGTCGAGATGACCGGGGATGACGTGGCCGAATGCCTCGGCGGCGCCGACCCCATCGACCAGGAAGCGTTCCTCGACCGCTACGAGTCGGTTTGCGATCCCCGGCTGAACCACATGCAGTCGCTGGAGATGGCGTTCCTCGTGGCAGGCGCGCTCACCCGCCGCTAA
- a CDS encoding protein kinase domain-containing protein gives MQENALGSFVGSLVDNRYQVKSRLARGGMSTVYVATDQRLDRDVALKVLHPHLVNDGNFLDRLAREARAAAKLSHPHVVGVLDQGHDGDTAYLVMEYIKGHTLRDVINSKGALSPRLALALIDPVVEGLGAAHAAGMIHRDVKPENVLIADDGRIKIGDFGLARAVTTTTSTGALIGTVAYLSPELVLGKAADARSDIYATGIMLFEMLTGRQPFEGDVPVQVAYQHVNSTVGAPSGLVPGLAQEVDELVQWCTASDPEQRPVDGNALLEELRHIRTNLTDSELDLQPPAAIQAAAAAGTVPDAGPRSTGAPPPPARMPSRMPGNLPGQGGAATPGSQANETDQGNHTELLAPLNSDDVPRSRPTEVISRTSNPTTVFSTPVSPTPVSPRPVSPGPVSPKSGPVLPAYGFDDDDEAEAAPLPLSKREQRKLDRHEQKERSRAAATPVRTLREGNSRRRGALWIVVLVLLALLATGAGWFFGMGPGSPGIVPAVANRTVAQAQQLLRDAGFQSSTQDVFDDDVKAGLVVGSEPGAGTEIRKFQQVSLFVSKGPQLFPLPQLAGKTLDASKEALNGAEMALGKVTGKFDEEIPAGTVLGQAPAAGTPVRHGTPVSLTVSKGPQPIPVPDVRGQDQDEAVRSIEAAGLQAEVADETVHDRNIPKGAVVSQEPASGTLTRGQTVTLTISEGPKLVKVPNYIGKQVEDATEALRKRGFEVRVNEVLGGFFGTVRDQDPVDTEVPEGSVITLTVV, from the coding sequence GTGCAGGAAAACGCTTTAGGCAGTTTCGTTGGATCGCTGGTGGACAACCGCTACCAGGTGAAGTCCCGGTTGGCGCGGGGCGGGATGTCCACCGTCTATGTGGCCACGGACCAGAGGCTGGACCGTGATGTTGCACTGAAAGTCCTGCATCCCCACCTGGTCAACGACGGCAATTTCCTCGACCGCCTGGCCCGCGAAGCACGGGCAGCCGCCAAGCTCTCACACCCGCACGTGGTGGGCGTCCTCGACCAGGGGCACGACGGAGACACCGCCTACCTCGTCATGGAGTACATCAAGGGGCATACCCTCCGTGACGTCATCAACAGCAAGGGCGCCCTGTCCCCCCGGCTGGCCCTGGCACTCATCGATCCGGTGGTGGAAGGCCTGGGGGCTGCCCATGCCGCAGGCATGATCCACCGCGACGTCAAGCCGGAGAACGTCCTAATCGCCGACGACGGCCGGATCAAGATCGGTGACTTCGGCCTCGCGCGCGCCGTGACAACCACCACTAGCACAGGCGCCCTGATTGGCACTGTCGCGTACCTCTCGCCGGAACTGGTCCTGGGCAAAGCGGCCGACGCGCGAAGCGACATCTACGCCACGGGCATCATGCTGTTCGAGATGCTCACCGGACGCCAGCCGTTCGAGGGCGACGTCCCCGTCCAGGTGGCGTACCAGCACGTGAACTCCACTGTGGGCGCTCCCTCTGGCCTGGTTCCCGGGCTCGCGCAAGAGGTGGACGAACTCGTGCAGTGGTGTACCGCCAGCGACCCCGAGCAGCGGCCGGTGGACGGCAATGCCCTGCTAGAGGAACTCCGCCACATCCGGACCAACCTCACCGACTCCGAACTGGATCTGCAACCCCCTGCAGCCATTCAGGCTGCCGCGGCGGCGGGCACAGTCCCCGACGCTGGCCCGCGCAGCACGGGCGCTCCGCCGCCACCCGCCCGGATGCCGTCCCGGATGCCAGGAAACCTGCCCGGCCAGGGAGGCGCGGCAACACCGGGAAGCCAGGCAAACGAGACAGACCAGGGAAATCACACCGAGCTGCTGGCGCCCCTAAACAGCGATGACGTCCCCCGGAGCCGCCCCACAGAAGTCATCTCACGCACCAGCAATCCGACCACCGTGTTTTCCACCCCTGTCTCTCCGACCCCTGTCTCTCCGAGGCCTGTCTCTCCAGGGCCCGTCTCTCCAAAATCCGGCCCAGTCCTTCCGGCCTACGGATTCGACGACGACGACGAGGCGGAGGCGGCGCCGCTCCCGCTGAGCAAACGGGAACAGCGGAAACTGGACCGCCACGAACAAAAAGAACGGTCACGCGCGGCGGCCACTCCCGTCCGGACGCTCCGGGAGGGGAATTCCCGGCGCAGGGGCGCGCTTTGGATTGTTGTCCTGGTGCTCCTCGCCCTCCTCGCCACCGGCGCGGGATGGTTCTTCGGCATGGGGCCGGGGTCCCCCGGGATCGTGCCGGCCGTGGCGAACAGGACAGTGGCGCAGGCCCAGCAACTCCTCCGGGACGCAGGCTTCCAGTCCAGCACGCAGGACGTCTTCGATGACGATGTCAAGGCCGGCCTCGTGGTGGGATCCGAACCTGGCGCCGGAACGGAGATCCGCAAATTCCAGCAGGTCTCGCTGTTCGTGTCCAAGGGTCCGCAGCTTTTTCCCCTGCCGCAGCTGGCGGGCAAGACGCTCGATGCCTCCAAGGAAGCGCTTAACGGCGCCGAGATGGCCCTGGGCAAAGTCACCGGGAAGTTCGACGAGGAGATCCCGGCAGGAACGGTCCTAGGCCAGGCCCCGGCGGCCGGAACGCCCGTGCGGCACGGCACGCCGGTGAGCCTCACAGTTTCGAAGGGCCCGCAGCCCATTCCGGTGCCGGACGTACGCGGACAGGACCAGGATGAGGCCGTCCGTTCAATTGAGGCTGCCGGACTCCAAGCTGAGGTGGCCGACGAAACCGTCCACGACAGGAACATTCCGAAGGGCGCCGTGGTCAGCCAGGAACCCGCTTCGGGAACGCTGACAAGGGGCCAAACGGTCACCCTGACGATTTCCGAGGGGCCCAAGCTCGTAAAGGTGCCCAACTACATCGGCAAGCAGGTGGAAGACGCCACCGAGGCGCTGCGGAAACGCGGCTTCGAAGTCCGCGTCAACGAAGTCCTCGGCGGCTTCTTTGGCACGGTGCGGGACCAGGATCCCGTGGACACCGAGGTGCCCGAGGGCTCCGTCATCACCCTGACCGTGGTGTAG